AGTGGTGGAACAGAGGAGGCTGGATGAAGAGGCCTGGGTGTTCCTTGCAACCTCTCACTGGCCTTCCTTGCTCCAGATTCTCCCGGCAGAGATTCAAGTCTGAAGATGCCCCTAAGATCCACGTGGCCCTGAGTGTCAGTTTGTTTCTCCTGAACCTGGCTTTTTTCATCAATGTGGGGAACGGCTTGAGGGGGTCCGATGCCGCCTGCTGGGTCCGGGGAGCCGTCTTCCACTACTTCCTGCTCTGTGCCTTCACCTGGATGGGCCTGGAAACCTTCCACCTTTACCTGCTTGTCATCAAGGTCTTTAACACCTACTTTGGCCGCTACTTCCTGAAGCTGAGCTTTTTGGGCTGGGGTAGGTGCCGCCTGGACTGGCAGAGGGGCTggctggccctgggaggggcaggaagggggccaGCCTAGCGAGGAGAGGCAGCTCCCTCTCTGATGGGCTCAGAGGTCAAGAGATGCACAGCTGGAGGGGGTTTGGAGGAGGACATGCCAAGGAGCCCCAGCAATgccacacctcctccccacctctgcccccaggcctgcctgccctAATAGTCATTGGCACCGGGAGCGCCAACAGCTATGGCCCCTACACCATCCGTGACAAGGAAAACAGAACCAcactggagctgtgagtagccgCTGTGGGAGCAGGGGTGATATCAGGGCCCTGGGGATGCAGATCAGGGCcagagggaggtgaggagaggagggaatcCTGGGAAGAGACAAGTAAGTCAAGGCAGAGGATCCTCAGCTCCAGCTGGCTCATAGCCCAGAGgggtaaactgaggcctggagagaggaAGTACAATGAgagaggtgagggaaggagagagcacTGGGACAGGAACCTGGGTCACCACCAGCCCAACTGACACCTTTGGGCAAATTTTAAAAGGTACCCTCCATCCCTCTGACCTACCAAGCCAGGTTCTCAGCCTGGTGAGTGGAAGGCGAGCTGGATttcagcccccacctgcccccacatGCCCCTCCAGCCAGGTGCCCTTGTGCTGGGCACAACCTGTCCCATATTTGCAGCAGCTCTGGTTCTATCCAGAGCTGAGTTGCCTCTGAGTTGCTATATGACTGTGGACAAGCCCATCACCTCCCAGAGCCTgggtctcctcatctgtagaacaGGAGGCTGATCCACAAGTTCATTTGGGCCTTTCACtcctgcagggcagggagcagtGGGGCTGAGCTGAGCCTCTCCCTGGGTGCCTGCACAGGCTCTGTGCTAAGATGGGCTGGTGAGGCCTTGGTCCTGTCCCCAGAGCCTCAACTGCAGAGGCTGTAGGAGCTGGGTGGGTAACATAAGTGCCTGCAGCAGCCTGGGTGGGGACAGCAGCAGACTGGCAGTCACATGCCAGTCTAAAGGGCAGCTGATTACTGTCCCTCAGGAGGATGTGTGGTTTTATCAGAGAAGCAGAAATCTAGATGTTTATTCCACCTTTTAAAGGGCGgtcattcattcaatttttttttaacaacataatGTGGGGCAAAGGAAACATGTCTTTGGGACCAAATTGGCCCTTCTGTGCTCACTGTTCTAAAGAGACAGTAGCCTGGAGCCTCGGGACAGCTCCTTCCCCGAGATAGATGGACAGAGGCTGGGGAAGCCATCTTCTTGGTCAGAGAAGGTCAGGCACGGGACGCTGCCGGAGCTGGCTCTCAGGGTACTCCTTCCAGCCCCAACTGCCATccacctcctccagctgctggttCCGTGAGGACACTGCCATCTCTGCCCTCTACGTCACCGTCCACGGCTATTTCTTCATCATCTTCCTCTTCAGTGCTGTGATCCTGGCCCTGGTGGCCTGGAAGATCTTCACCCTGTCAAGCGCCACAGCGGGCAAGGAGAGAGGGCAGACCTGGAAGGGGGTCCTCACCCTGCTGGGCCTCTCGAGCCTGACGGGTGTGACGTGGGGGCTGGCCATCCTCACACCCCTGGGCTTGCCCACCACCTATGTCTTTGCGCTGTTCACCTCTCTGCAAGGTGAGGCTCCTGGGCCAGGGAGGTGGTGGGCTGCCTCGTCTGTGCCAGGGGGTGTTGCGGGGAGGGGTCAGTGGCAAGAAACAGGATTCCAGTCAGGCCAGCTCAGATCAAAGGTACTGATTTTAAATCTCCAGGGCTCTCCCAAGGACCCCACGGCAGGTAGGCTGGCTGACCTCATGAGAGCTGGTACCGGGCTCAGGAAAAGCCACCAAAACCAAAGCAGAtactttctccatctttttctttggAGTCACATGTAGTGTCTCACCTTCCTCTCTCTATGGAAActtcttcattcttctctctgctgGCCCATTTCCTACCCATGGCCCAATATGGCCCCCTCATCCCTATGTGACCTTCCAAGTCTAGTGAACAACCACCACCTGGTTCAGTCTCTTCTACGTTCCTAGGAGAGTCAAGGATCTGATTGGGCCATCTTGGGTCAGGTGTCCATCTCTGGTCCAATCAGCTGTGACCAGGAGGGCAGTGCCATATGATGTGATGGCCACATGACATGACAGTCTCAAAGGAActgtggaggcaggaaggaaatgatTAGTGGAGAAAATGATTTGATACGTttgctcccttcccccacaggGTCCTTCCTGTGATACCCAGCAAAGGGGCAGATGCCCAGGGTGTGTGGGGGACATGGTTTCCCTGCCTGCACCTGTCCTCTTTGCTCCTCACACACCTGCTTCATACACGCAACTTAAAGAAGCATCACAGCCCGACTGTGAGGGAAACATCCAAAAAGGGGAATGACCAGTGTGTGCTTTGATTTGGTCTCATCCTGTTCCGGAGCAGTCATTAGGAACCCAGGGGCCCTAGACCCAGCGGGCACAAGCCCACAGAACAGGGCTGGCTCCCAGTGCTTCATGAGACTGTATGACATCATGACTGGCAGCACTGGGGAcaggaagacctgggttcaaatcccacctccacTCACCACCCCAGCAAGTCACTAAGCAACTCTGATCCAGTCTTCTGTACAGTTGGGATAATTCCAGTATCTTTCTCACCAGATTTCACGATGAATAACTGAAATAGCGTGTGTGGGGGACACAGTAGGCTTTCAATATATGGGAACTATGTTAATGACAAGGGGAATCATTATTATTAGGCAAACGGAGACTGTCCCCAGATGAAGAAACATGAGTCCACATCTGAAAGGTCCCAGGGCTTAAGGCTTGGGGAGAGATGCACCTTGAAGCCGCAGATTAGAACATTATTGTTTCAGAGGCTACCCGTAATAGTTAAGTCTGAATAATTCACCACACTGAGTTTTCTCAACTGAATGTGAGCTACTCGGTACTTCTGTCTTCCTCCCAAACACAACAGAGCCCTCAATCCACTTTAACTGCCTTTGAACTCTTCTCAATATCTTTCATTGTTGTGTAGGTTTtagtttaaatttctttcaaagacATAAagtttttttacttttctatcaATTTCTATACTTACTACAACTCTTAAACTTCGcaccttccttcttcttcttgctGACGAACATTCTGTAATAATCCTTTATAAGAGGGACAGTGGTAGTTGTTTTGTACGTATgaaaattcctttattttgttctttcttttctgtgatagAAGAATGTAGAGATTTTATTTCAGGGACTGTGGTCTTTATTCCCAAGAGACCTATTTGGTTCTTTTACAGTTgtaggtttcatttgtttttttttttttttttttttttggcctgatttttctataaattcttGAACGTTTATAGTGGAGCTATTTCTCCTCTGGGCAGCtgccagcccaggccccaccctagtCTCACcgagcccctctcctccctgacaGGTATCTTCATCTTCTGCTGGTTTATTGTTCTCTACTTCCCAAGCCGGAGCACCACGACCTCGACTTCTGGCACTGCCCGAGTTGACCAAGCCCACACCATGTCTCAAGCCTAGGGGGCTGCCAGGTGGCCAGGTGGGGCTGGCCCTGTGCTCTGGACTCAGctctgacttgctgtgtgacctcggggctccctgcctccttctgggcctcagtgtcctcctctgtacAGTGTGACTGGGGAACGAAGGGATGGGAACAAAGGGGGACCACGTGGCCTCAAAGGTCTTATCCAGATACACCTATGGATCTGAAAATTCACAAATCCAGGATGGCATGAGTCTAAAGTCCCCATAATCCTGAGACCCCCGCCGGGACAGAGCAACACCCTCACCCCGCCCCCACACCCACAGCCTGCCTTCAGAGCAAAGCAGTCTATCTCTGCGTCACCATCTTCTGGTCTCAGAAAGAGCCTGAGCCCAAATAAGGAAGTCTGTCATTGGCCCAGCTTCCTGAAGTAGCCCCCAGCcgctccccttcttccttccccttcactGCCCTACCTCTACTCCACCCTCTGGCTGCCTGTACCTGAGGGGGCATTCAGGCAGCCGTCACCGCCTCAGGTACCGGGGCAGTCGTTGCCTACAGGTTTGTTTGGGAGGCAGTTGGTCCTCCCATCCAGCCTTTCCCTGGTCTTGGCCACTCCCATCAGGGCCCATCCTCATGGAAGAGCCTCCACTGtcctgggggctgccctggggcacCAAATTTCAAAGAATGCCACTTACTCAGTGGGTGGTATACCTCAAGCAGGCCCTCTAGTCCCCACTGTGACTGCCCCCTGGGTGGCCTGCCCTCCGAGCTGCTGTCCCAGTGGGGGGAGGACAGACGGTTCGGGCTCCGTGTATCTGAGGGTGAGGAGCCAGTGCAGGGGGGCTGAGCTGAGCAGAGAGAGGGTGGGTGTTTCTTCTGGAATCTGAGATTCTATAGAACAGGGTTGCGGGGCACTTTGACAGCCTTCCTCACCGGTTCAGCCCAGCCCGAGGccctgaataaatatttgttggccaGCTAGATGGATGTGTGAGTTTGGCACCAGCCTGACAGGGCCCTGAGCCCTGGAGGGCCTCAGATCAGACCTAACTGAATTTGTAATTTCCAGTGGTTGGGCCTGGTTTTGCAACCACTGGTTTCCTTGgtaggaaacaaaaaagaagcagagacaATAGAGATAGAGGTAGAGATACAAAGATAGAtggagagagatagagagaaagaaaggattgACCGACAAACtgacacaaagaaagaaaagagagagagatagatgCAGAGAGACACCCCACCTCCCCCGTGGCCTGGCCtgaccaggagggcagggcactGGTATCCACCCGCTTTCCTGGACACCCACCCGGACCCACCGAGCCTGTTGGTGGCCCCCTCTAGCCTTAACTTACTCCTGGGGCATCCCACCCTCTGTACCtaacccccaccctccctgcccaacCCCTACCCTTCCCAGTGTGCTTTGAAGACTTTGCTGAGCAGCTTTTGCAGGTGAGAATTTACTACTATCAGACCCTCCTCACAGCCCCTGGCtacctgcctgccttctcccccCAGATGCCCTGGACTGgattccccttctccctcctcccacctagCAAACCATGAAAGACAGGAAGCCCCAGCCCTTGTTTTATGTAAGTGTCTGTGTTCCTGGAAGGGAAATCTTAAGAGTGTGGACATTACAACAGTTGAGCCACATTATCTGTCTTTGTGGACAGACTTGGTGAATTTGAAGGCTTAACATTATAGACATCTATTTCTCACACTGAAGATCTCAGCTCCCTTACGCCAAAGTCTCAGGGTTAGTAATCTGTCTTCAGAAGAACAGCTGCTCCAACATCTGACAGGCCTGGGGTCAAATCCTAGCTCGGCTGCTCaggggctgtgtgaccctggcctGTGACTGCacctctctgaaactcagtttcacCCTCTGTAAGATGGGCATCATCAAGTCCTTGCCTCGTCCTGAGAGCATTAAGGGAGGTGATGAAAGTAAAGTGCTCAGCACTGAGTCAGCATGAGTTAGTTGGCTCCCCAAGGCCCCCCTGGGCCTAAAGAAGAACCAAGTGTAAAGTAAATTGTGAGACTCTGCAGCCTGTTTGTAAACTAGGAGGATGTGAAGCTTAAAGCTCCTTTCCAGATTCCTTGTACAGCTTTGCCAAGTGGAccagccctgggtggggaggagggaatggaggcctggggaggcccAGCAACCTGGCCAAGGCCACCCTGCAAGCTGGGCTGGTGCTGGAGCTGGGTCCTCCCTGGGTTCTAGAGATTTCAACTCCTCCCTGACCCCTGAGTCTTAGGGGAAACTCTAGGCTGTggctttttcttgcctttcctaCTAAGACATGCTCAGTGGGATGGGGGATCAACAGAGCCACAAGTGCCAAGTGGGCTGGGTTTCCAGGTGCAGGTGGAGAAGCAGATTTGTAGATGGGAGTGTGGCTAATGTTGGGGATGTGCTTGCTTTCTGCCTGGCTCTTTACCCTGGGGCCAGTCAGGGGCAGAAGGGCTTGGGTCCCTTATTGCCTGGGGTGGCAAGAGTGGCTCCAAGTGCCAAGGTGAATACATGCTGAGGCCAGGCAGGGTGATGGCAAAAATACACTCCAAGGTCCAGCATGGACAGATGGGGTTTTCCTGTCATTGAAGCATCACAGTGGCAACCTAGGAGGTGGAAAGAGCCATGGCTAAGAGCATGAACTCTGAGGTCAGCCTGCCTTGTGCAAATTCTTTACCTTCGACCAATTCCTCACCTGCTGAACCTGTAAAGCAGGGATGGCAGTAGCTGCCCAACAGGGCTGATGATTAAGTGAGATACTGGCTATCTGCCCCATGCATAGTCAATGCAGCCTTCATCAAGACAGATGGAAACCAGCGTGGGTCCTGGCATGGCTCCCTGTTGTGGTGgacagagccaggctgcctgagtccTGGTTCTAGTCCAGGCTGGATCGCTGATTTAGTACATAACTCATGGCACAGAGAAAACTTAGGCATTAGCTGAGTGGCCcatgaaaatgtttctttttaatttattttaaattccaaaggAAAAGTGAATAGACGGATAATGAACATGTAATTATGAGTCCACCCAggattatatttgtttttgtagcAATacagtcataaaatataattttttctgttttgtttttgaaggaaaGGGCCCATGAAACTTGTAATGCTACCCTGTGAGGGGCAGTGAGGTCCAAAGAGACACTGCAGGTGTCCTCACAAGGTTATATAGTTGCAGTTACTGCATTGACCACGCATAGGGCAGAAGCAGTGGTGTCCTGGTAAATGTTAACTACCTGATGAGAGAACAAGCCCTGATCTggagcatttgccaatttctgtggtgtaaataatTTCCTGGGCAGTTTTAAGCTATCAATGTGACATCACTGAACAGAAGTTGGAAAAAGATGCAGAGTAGCTCACcattatatagtattttcattGTACAGATACAATAGGCATAAATAACCTCAGGAGCTTAGATAATAGTAAAATGCAgtgaaataattaggaagtgatgagttttgaatatttattacctttgtttttaatataatctatttacttatgattttataattaaaattttaataatggctgtgtttGTCAATGGGCTCACAAACATTCTTGAAGTTTTAACAGTCAGCTTTTGCAAGCTGACCCAAGCAAGCTGGCTCCAGCCCACCGCTGGCCAAGGAAATTGCAGCAGTGTGTCTTCTGGGTCCAGGCCTCAGTAGTAGcagaaaactacatttcccagaagccTCCTCTCCCAGGACCTGCCCTCAGCGTTGAAAGCTGTTACCATGGAGACAGGCTAACCG
This region of Camelus ferus isolate YT-003-E chromosome 9, BCGSAC_Cfer_1.0, whole genome shotgun sequence genomic DNA includes:
- the ADGRG3 gene encoding adhesion G protein-coupled receptor G3 isoform X3 encodes the protein MQVTEEEHQHPDRVRLPRSLFASLQGRGPMVRLAITVLDVGSGNLFKGPRINLEDGSRVLNSRLVGLSLGHIPVAGLADPLEITFSHQHQPPNMTLTCVFWDVTKGSTGDWSSKGCSTERGVNRTVCHCDHLTFFALLLRPVLDQATVKALTLISQAGCGTSMIFLAFTIVLYAFLRFSRQRFKSEDAPKIHVALSVSLFLLNLAFFINVGNGLRGSDAACWVRGAVFHYFLLCAFTWMGLETFHLYLLVIKVFNTYFGRYFLKLSFLGWGLPALIVIGTGSANSYGPYTIRDKENRTTLELCWFREDTAISALYVTVHGYFFIIFLFSAVILALVAWKIFTLSSATAGKERGQTWKGVLTLLGLSSLTGVTWGLAILTPLGLPTTYVFALFTSLQGIFIFCWFIVLYFPSRSTTTSTSGTARVDQAHTMSQA